The following coding sequences lie in one Streptomyces venezuelae genomic window:
- the treY gene encoding malto-oligosyltrehalose synthase, with product MTPERPGPAVPPPPTATYRLQLQPDFPFAAAEAAVPHLASLGVSHLHLSPVLEAVPGSTHGYDVVDHARVRDELGGEDGLRSLSRTARQSGLGLVVDIVPNHMAAVPRHNHALWEVLREGPGSPYARWFDIDWDAGGGRVLMPFLGGRLGDELGQLRVDGDVLHYHEHAFPIREGTAELPLQQLLDAQWYRLSWWRLARTELNYRRFFTISDLIGVRVEDPDVFDATHGKILQLLREGVVDGLRIDHPDGLADPGAYLQKLHEATGGRWTVVEKILADGERLPAAWPVAGTTGYDALRHIDGVLADPAGAGELLGQYRRFAAAPADRGGDWEATVRRAAYKVVTRELAAEVARLTRAAGAICATVPALRDHAPWTLRTALRELLVRLPVYRPYVSGGDAPETVLTEQAAEEARAAFSVPEEARAVDVVRDLALGRVRAVGEAAEAAGAMAEFRARFAQTASALRAKAVEDTAFYRHAPLLSAAEVGGAPERPAVPVEEFHAYCARVQRDWPYSGTVLTTHDTKRSADVRAGISVLTQCPGRWADLLAEVTEQTSRMGGTGAPDPQLAWAAWQTAVGFGFPYDQRLQNALLKHVREAGLHTSWTEQNEAYEKAVAAFVEAGPCGPPLYAVASFAREMDAHVRANVLGAALLQLTMPGVPDVYQGTEGEYRALVDPDNRRPARFQPHVLERLDSQRERWDLSEEKLALTATALRLRGRRPELFGGAATYEPLTAEGPGAGHCVAFARSGEIVTAVTRLSLRLADAGGWRGTELALPPGRWADLLAPGREFEGHARVEELFASSPVALLARASGAEEAGAPPTGDVREESADRGSAVPGEPV from the coding sequence ATGACGCCGGAGCGCCCCGGCCCCGCGGTACCGCCGCCGCCCACCGCCACGTACCGGCTGCAGCTGCAACCGGACTTCCCCTTCGCGGCCGCCGAGGCGGCCGTCCCCCATCTGGCCTCGCTCGGTGTCTCGCATCTGCACCTGTCACCGGTGCTCGAAGCCGTTCCCGGGTCCACGCACGGCTATGACGTCGTGGACCACGCGCGCGTGCGCGACGAACTCGGCGGCGAGGACGGGCTGCGGTCCCTGTCCCGCACCGCGCGGCAGTCCGGGCTCGGTCTGGTCGTGGACATCGTGCCGAACCACATGGCGGCGGTGCCGCGCCACAACCACGCGCTGTGGGAGGTGCTGCGCGAGGGCCCCGGCTCGCCCTACGCGCGCTGGTTCGACATCGACTGGGACGCGGGCGGCGGGCGCGTCCTGATGCCGTTCCTCGGCGGCAGGCTGGGCGACGAGCTGGGACAGCTGCGGGTCGACGGGGACGTACTGCACTATCACGAACATGCGTTCCCCATCAGGGAGGGCACGGCGGAGCTGCCGCTCCAGCAGCTCCTGGACGCGCAGTGGTACCGCCTGTCCTGGTGGCGGCTGGCTCGTACCGAGCTCAACTACCGCCGCTTCTTCACCATCTCCGATCTCATCGGGGTGCGTGTCGAGGATCCGGACGTCTTCGACGCGACGCACGGGAAGATCCTGCAGCTGCTGCGCGAGGGGGTCGTCGACGGGCTGCGGATCGACCATCCGGACGGTCTCGCGGACCCCGGGGCGTACCTCCAGAAGCTGCACGAGGCGACCGGCGGCCGGTGGACGGTCGTCGAGAAGATCCTCGCCGACGGGGAGCGCCTGCCCGCCGCCTGGCCCGTGGCCGGCACCACCGGGTACGACGCCCTGCGCCACATCGACGGCGTCCTCGCCGACCCCGCGGGCGCCGGTGAACTCCTCGGCCAGTACCGGCGCTTCGCCGCGGCCCCCGCCGACCGGGGCGGCGACTGGGAGGCGACGGTGCGCCGCGCCGCGTACAAGGTCGTCACGCGCGAACTGGCCGCGGAGGTGGCCCGCCTCACGCGCGCGGCGGGCGCGATCTGCGCGACGGTCCCCGCGCTGCGCGACCACGCCCCGTGGACGCTGCGCACCGCCCTCAGGGAGCTGCTCGTCCGGCTTCCCGTCTACCGGCCGTACGTCTCCGGGGGCGACGCACCCGAGACGGTCCTCACCGAGCAGGCCGCCGAAGAGGCCAGGGCGGCCTTCAGCGTGCCCGAGGAGGCCCGCGCGGTCGATGTCGTACGGGACTTGGCCCTTGGCCGCGTCAGGGCCGTCGGAGAGGCCGCGGAGGCCGCCGGCGCCATGGCGGAGTTCCGTGCGCGGTTCGCGCAGACCGCGTCCGCGCTGCGCGCCAAGGCCGTCGAGGACACCGCGTTCTACCGGCACGCGCCACTGCTCTCGGCGGCGGAGGTGGGCGGCGCCCCCGAGCGGCCCGCGGTGCCCGTGGAGGAGTTCCACGCGTACTGCGCGCGCGTGCAGCGCGACTGGCCCTACTCCGGCACGGTCCTGACGACCCACGACACCAAGCGCAGCGCGGACGTACGGGCGGGCATCTCCGTCCTCACGCAGTGCCCGGGCCGGTGGGCCGACCTCCTCGCCGAGGTCACCGAGCAGACCTCGCGCATGGGCGGCACGGGCGCGCCCGACCCGCAACTGGCCTGGGCCGCCTGGCAGACGGCCGTCGGCTTCGGGTTCCCCTACGACCAGCGGCTGCAGAACGCCCTCCTGAAGCACGTGCGCGAGGCGGGCCTGCACACGAGCTGGACCGAGCAGAACGAGGCGTACGAGAAGGCGGTGGCCGCGTTCGTGGAGGCGGGTCCTTGCGGGCCGCCGCTGTACGCGGTGGCGTCCTTCGCGCGGGAGATGGACGCGCATGTGCGGGCGAACGTCCTGGGGGCGGCGCTGCTGCAGCTGACGATGCCCGGCGTGCCCGACGTCTACCAGGGCACGGAGGGCGAGTACCGCGCCTTGGTCGACCCGGACAACCGGCGGCCCGCCCGCTTCCAGCCACACGTCCTGGAGCGGCTCGACTCGCAGCGGGAACGCTGGGACCTCTCGGAGGAGAAGCTGGCGCTCACGGCGACGGCGCTGCGGCTGCGCGGGCGAAGGCCCGAGCTGTTCGGCGGTGCGGCGACGTACGAGCCGCTGACCGCGGAGGGGCCCGGCGCCGGGCACTGTGTGGCGTTCGCGCGCTCCGGGGAGATCGTGACCGCCGTGACACGGCTGTCGCTGCGGCTCGCGGACGCGGGCGGCTGGCGCGGGACGGAGCTCGCGCTCCCGCCGGGCCGGTGGGCCGATCTGCTCGCTCCGGGGAGGGAGTTCGAGGGGCACGCGCGCGTGGAGGAGCTGTTCGCCTCGTCGCCTGTGGCGCTCCTCGCGCGTGCCTCCGGAGCCGAGGAGGCCGGGGCGCCTCCTACCGGGGACGTACGAGAAGAGTCCGCGGACCGCGGGTCAGCAGTCCCCGGGGAGCCGGTCTGA
- the glgX gene encoding glycogen debranching protein GlgX, whose product MQVWPGQAYPLGATYDGAGTNFAVFSEAAERVELCLLHDDGSETAVELRESDAFVRHAYLPGIMPGQRYGFRVHGPYAPEQGHRCNSAKLLLDPYARAVSGRIDWGEEVYGYHFDEPDERNDMDSAPHMMTSVVVNPYFDWGDDRPPRTPYHETVLYEAHVKGLTMLHPDLPEELRGSYAALGHPAIIEHLTGLGVTALELMPVHQFVNDHRLVDMGLNNYWGYNTIGFFAPHNAYASWGDRGEQVLEFKQAVKALHEANIEVILDVVYNHTAEGNHLGPTLSYKGLDNASYYRLTDDPRYYMDTTGTGNSLLMRSPHVLQMIMDSLRHWVQDMHVDGFRFDLAATLARQFHEVDRLSSFFDLVQQDPVVSQVKLIAEPWDVGEGGYQVGNFPPLWTEWNGMYRDTVRDLWRGEQRTLAEFASRLTGSSDLYQDDGRRPLASINFTTCHDGFTLHDLVSYNEKHNHANGEDNQDGESHNRSWNCGAEGETDDPDILALRARQMRNFTATLMLSQGVPMLSHGDEFARTQSGNNNAYCQDNELAWVRWPDGENSLLTFTRTMAMLRRDHPVFRRRRFFHGRPVQGTHDELSDIAWFTPEGDEMEQPDWDSSQARALSVFLNGNAISEPGPRGERISDDSFLLLFNASPEAIEFVVPVNHGRQWQLVIDTAHEDGVPPEPGPKVRAGDRLTLADRSLTVLQRPA is encoded by the coding sequence GAATTTCGCGGTCTTCTCCGAGGCCGCAGAGCGAGTGGAGCTGTGTCTGCTGCACGACGACGGTTCGGAGACCGCCGTCGAGCTGCGCGAGTCCGACGCGTTCGTGCGGCACGCGTACCTGCCCGGCATCATGCCGGGCCAGCGGTACGGCTTCCGCGTGCACGGTCCCTACGCACCCGAGCAGGGGCACCGGTGCAACTCCGCCAAGCTGCTCCTCGATCCCTACGCGCGCGCGGTGAGCGGGCGCATCGACTGGGGGGAGGAGGTGTACGGCTACCACTTCGACGAGCCCGACGAGCGCAACGACATGGACTCGGCGCCCCACATGATGACGTCGGTCGTGGTCAACCCGTACTTCGACTGGGGCGACGACCGACCCCCGCGCACCCCGTACCACGAAACGGTGCTCTACGAAGCGCACGTCAAGGGCCTGACGATGCTGCATCCGGACCTTCCGGAGGAGCTCCGCGGCTCGTACGCGGCGCTGGGGCACCCGGCGATCATCGAACACCTCACCGGTCTCGGCGTCACCGCCCTGGAGCTGATGCCGGTCCACCAGTTCGTGAACGACCACCGTCTGGTCGACATGGGCCTGAACAATTACTGGGGCTACAACACCATCGGCTTCTTCGCCCCGCACAACGCGTACGCTTCCTGGGGCGACCGCGGCGAGCAGGTCCTGGAGTTCAAGCAGGCCGTGAAGGCGCTCCACGAGGCGAACATCGAGGTGATCCTCGACGTCGTCTACAACCACACCGCCGAGGGCAACCATCTGGGCCCGACGCTCTCCTACAAGGGCCTCGACAACGCCTCGTACTACCGCCTGACCGACGACCCGCGCTACTACATGGACACCACGGGGACCGGCAACTCGCTCCTGATGCGCTCGCCGCACGTCCTCCAGATGATCATGGATTCGCTGCGGCACTGGGTCCAGGACATGCACGTGGACGGGTTCCGCTTCGACCTCGCGGCGACGCTGGCCCGCCAGTTCCACGAGGTGGACCGGCTGTCGTCCTTCTTCGACCTGGTGCAGCAGGACCCGGTGGTCAGCCAGGTGAAACTGATCGCCGAGCCCTGGGACGTCGGCGAGGGCGGCTACCAGGTGGGCAACTTCCCGCCTCTGTGGACCGAGTGGAACGGCATGTACCGCGACACGGTCCGCGATCTGTGGCGCGGCGAACAGCGCACCCTCGCGGAGTTCGCGTCGCGGCTCACCGGCTCGTCCGATCTCTACCAGGACGACGGGCGGCGCCCGCTCGCGTCCATCAATTTCACCACTTGCCACGACGGTTTCACCCTGCACGACCTCGTCTCGTACAACGAGAAGCACAACCACGCCAACGGCGAGGACAACCAGGACGGCGAGAGTCACAACCGGTCCTGGAACTGCGGCGCCGAGGGCGAGACGGACGATCCGGACATCCTGGCGCTGCGGGCGCGGCAGATGCGGAACTTCACCGCCACGCTGATGCTCTCCCAGGGCGTGCCGATGCTCAGCCACGGCGACGAGTTCGCGCGCACGCAGTCCGGCAACAACAACGCGTACTGCCAGGACAACGAACTGGCGTGGGTGCGCTGGCCGGACGGCGAGAACTCCCTCCTCACCTTCACCCGCACGATGGCGATGCTCCGGCGCGACCATCCGGTCTTCCGCAGGCGCCGCTTCTTCCACGGCAGGCCGGTCCAGGGCACGCACGACGAACTGTCCGACATCGCCTGGTTCACCCCGGAAGGGGACGAGATGGAGCAGCCGGACTGGGACTCGTCGCAGGCGCGGGCGCTCAGTGTGTTCCTGAACGGCAACGCCATCTCGGAGCCCGGGCCACGCGGGGAGCGGATCTCCGACGACTCGTTCCTGCTGCTGTTCAACGCGTCCCCGGAGGCGATCGAGTTCGTGGTGCCGGTCAACCACGGCCGTCAGTGGCAGCTCGTGATCGACACGGCGCACGAGGACGGGGTGCCGCCGGAGCCGGGGCCGAAGGTGCGGGCGGGCGACCGGCTCACGCTGGCCGACCGGAGTCTCACGGTGCTGCAGCGTCCGGCGTGA
- a CDS encoding MFS transporter gives MAENTRDAYRTVLRMTGAPLPVVSFLGRLPVAMIQFGSVLLVTETSGSLATGGIVACALALGQVTLGPFVGRLADRRGQRSVVLAFSLVNAVAIAAYTLGALADLPTPALVALGALAGATIPGIGPLARARVVPLVRAKGGDDRLAGTVLSLESTMDELSFVLGPALVGLASVAGHPAYAFGLASLLVAVCGTAFALHPTGHTPKAVAGNPARARGGRPRLPRSVYVVRVGLLFLGVLLGACGAGITALTDELGRPGQAGLVYAAMGVMSAVVGLSMAALPERFGLIARWRVATAAAALLSLPLVWTDSLIGLYVVVTLFGAIYAPNLITGFALTERAVPPQRLAEGMTFAASAFVGGQAVTFAVAGRLAESHGAGAAFALGSAAAAVAFVIALIARHDPHRHDPHRHDPHRHDPHRPGPSHDPYEEPRTATATATVTPDAAAP, from the coding sequence ATGGCTGAGAACACACGGGACGCGTACCGCACGGTGCTTCGGATGACGGGGGCGCCGCTGCCGGTCGTCTCGTTCCTCGGCAGGCTCCCCGTGGCCATGATCCAGTTCGGCAGTGTGCTGCTGGTGACCGAGACCAGCGGATCGCTGGCCACCGGCGGGATCGTCGCCTGCGCGCTCGCGCTCGGCCAGGTGACCCTGGGCCCGTTCGTCGGGCGCCTCGCGGACCGGCGCGGCCAGCGCTCCGTCGTCCTCGCCTTCTCCCTCGTCAACGCCGTGGCCATCGCGGCGTACACCCTGGGCGCCCTCGCCGACCTGCCGACGCCCGCGCTCGTCGCACTCGGCGCGCTGGCGGGCGCGACGATCCCGGGGATCGGCCCGCTGGCGAGGGCCCGGGTCGTCCCGCTGGTCCGCGCCAAGGGCGGCGACGACCGGCTCGCGGGGACCGTGCTGTCCCTGGAGAGCACCATGGACGAGCTGTCCTTCGTCCTCGGCCCCGCCCTGGTGGGCCTCGCGTCCGTCGCGGGCCACCCGGCGTACGCCTTCGGCCTCGCCTCGCTCCTGGTCGCCGTCTGCGGCACGGCCTTCGCCCTGCACCCGACAGGACATACGCCCAAGGCGGTCGCCGGGAACCCGGCACGCGCGCGTGGCGGACGCCCGCGGCTTCCGCGCTCCGTGTACGTGGTGCGGGTGGGGCTCCTGTTCCTCGGGGTGCTGCTCGGCGCCTGCGGTGCGGGCATCACCGCGCTCACCGACGAGCTCGGCCGGCCAGGGCAGGCGGGCCTCGTGTACGCGGCGATGGGCGTCATGAGCGCGGTGGTCGGCCTCTCCATGGCCGCGCTGCCCGAACGCTTCGGACTGATCGCCCGCTGGCGCGTGGCGACGGCCGCGGCGGCGCTCCTGTCGCTGCCCCTGGTGTGGACGGACAGCCTGATCGGCCTCTACGTAGTGGTCACTCTGTTCGGCGCGATCTACGCCCCGAACCTCATCACCGGCTTCGCGCTGACCGAGCGCGCCGTGCCGCCGCAGCGGCTCGCCGAGGGCATGACGTTCGCGGCGAGCGCGTTCGTCGGGGGCCAGGCGGTGACGTTCGCGGTGGCCGGGCGCCTGGCGGAGTCGCACGGCGCGGGGGCGGCGTTCGCCCTCGGCAGCGCGGCCGCGGCGGTCGCGTTCGTGATCGCGCTGATCGCCCGCCACGACCCGCACCGCCACGACCCGCACCGCCACGACCCGCACCGCCACGACCCGCACCGCCCCGGCCCGTCGCACGACCCCTATGAGGAGCCCCGCACGGCCACGGCCACCGCCACCGTCACGCCGGACGCTGCAGCACCGTGA